Sequence from the Candidatus Woesearchaeota archaeon genome:
GCCTACTCCTGCCTGGAGGAATCTGGGCCCTATTCTCTTGTCCAGACCCATCCCTTTTGCCACCATCTTAACATCTGCCCCGACTTTCTCGCAAAGCTGCGCAATCTCATTCATAAAGCTTATTCTTGTCGCAAGCATGGCATTGCTGGCATATTTAGTCATCTCCGCGCTTTTTACATCAGTAAACAGGATGGGCTTGTCCGCTCTTGAAATTCCTTTATAAATTTCGTCTAAAATGCCTCTCGCTCTTGCAGAGCCAGTGCCCACAATTATCCTGTCCGGGTTTGTAAAATCCCCTATAGCTTCCCCCTCCCTAAGAAATTCTGGATTAGATACAACATCAAAATCTATCTTCTTTTCTTGGTTTTTCTTTATTATGCCCCTTATTATATCTGCAGTCCCCACGGGAACTGTGCTTTTGTCTATTATAACTTTATAATCTTTCATATATTTGCCTATGCTTTCAGCAACCGCCTTTACTGCAGATAAGTCAGCTTCATGATTCTTTCCTGACGGAGTTCCTACAGCTATAAAGACAGCCTTTGAATGCTCAATCGCCTCTTTCAAATCATCAGTAAACTTTATTCTCCCTTCATCTCTGTTTCTTTTCAGCATCTCTTCCAGGCCTGGCTCATAAATAGGCACTATTCCTTTATTCAATCCCTCTATCTTTGCCTTATCTATATCAACACAGATAATATCATTGCCCAAATCTGCCAAACAGGTGCCTGCCACTAAACCGACATATCCTGTTCCTATTACTGCTATTTTCATATTAAAAGAATTATACGCTATTTTAAATATCTTACCAAATTAAGTATACGGCTGATAAAAAAAGAAGCGGACAGCTTTCTTGGGTTCCCGTACAGAAGTACAGTACAACCAAAAACGGAGATGTGCTTAACTTCTGGGTTCGAAATGAGACCAGGTGAACCACACCCCTATGGCCGTCCGATATCCAGAAACAGTATTTAATTTATAAAGCTTACGGGCGTGCTTGGCAGTTCGAAATGCGCCAAATACACAATAGGCTAAAATATCAAATTATTCCTAGCGCAGAAGAAAAACTGCCTTACACATACTTCAATATTTTACATGCAAAAAAATATATAAACAAACTTCAAAACAAAGGCTGCATGAGAAAAAGAAAGCTCGCCATAATTCTGGTCAGGTCATTTATAAGCATGTTTATCTTCAGCCTAATATTCATCAGCTTTGTTGATTTCAGCACAGAAGAGACGATGAGGAACTTATTTCAGGATATATATGTGTATTCGGATAATGATATAAAGGAGGGCACAATAGAAAATCTCGACATAATAGCAGTTTCCTTAATTGAAAAAAATGAAGAAATTAAAAAGTTCGGAGAAATCTGCAGGGACAAAAAAGCTATGGATGAATTAAAGAAAAACTGCGAAAACTATTATGAGCTGAGGGCATCAGGCCGGATGCCTGCCCGGGAAAGCTTGCAGGAATCATGCAGGCAGGTTTTAGCAGGGGATATAGAAAAAAGGTGCAGGGAAATAAGCGAACTCCCCGAAATCAATATCACACTATTGGATGAATTATATGAAAAGCACAATAGGGGAGAAATCTCTGACAGCATGTATTTTACCGAATTTGTTTTTTCGGCAACAGGGAACATACCCGAAATGCAGGAGCTTGAGTTTGATGTTAAAAAATATATAATCCCTGTTAGTATAATACTGGTTTTATTGCTTGCCCTTCTTTTTATGCTCCATAAGGAAAGCTTCAGCAGGCTTTTGTTTAGTATAGGAAAAATATTATTTAATTTAGGCATGCTCATAACAATAATCTCTATGGTGCTTTACATATACACGGAATATACTCCCCCGGATACTTCCCCTATGCTAAAATCATTCTCAGATAATACAATGCCTTCGGCAATCCAAAATTCGGTTCACATACTCGTACCGTTGGTTTTGGCAAACCTATTTAGTATAAAAATCATGACAATAGGGTTGATCATGCTGATTTCTGGCATAATATTAAAAGTATTGTTTGGGAAGCGGGCTGCAACAAATATTTAAAGAAATATAGCTTACCTGAAAATATGCCATTATCTAAATTAAAGGTAATTAATTTCTATAGCAGAAAAGAAATACAGCAGGCAATTGTTGAAGCAGCAGAAAACAGGGAGATTGCAATAAGGTTTTCAGAAGGTTTTGGAAAAAGGCCGGATATACTCCAGTATCCTGAAGAGGTTCTTGACCTTGCGCGCAAAGGCGCAACCAGCTTTCATGCATCAGAAGAATTATGGGAAAATCCCAGGCTTATATCTTCTAATATGAAAAGGTCCGAAGCGCAAAAACTAAGAAAGGGATGGGACCTTATTCTTGACATAGATTCACCATATTGGCAGATTGCAAAAATAACTGCCTGGCTTATCATAGAAGCGTTAAAAAGCTTCGATATTGCTTCTTTCTCTGTAAAATTCTCGGGCAATAAAGGATTCCATATAGGGCTCCCATTCGAAACATTCCCCAGGAAATATAACGGCACAGAAGTCAAGAGCATGTTTCCTGACGCTCCAAGAAGCATTGCCCTATTTATCCTTGAGCATATAGCAGAGAAATATATAGAGGTAAAAAAAAATAACGAAATAGTGTTCGGCAGTAGCCTGGAAAGAAGATTCAGGATACCCTGCCAAAAGCTGCAGGAACTGACTAAAAAAAGCTTGGAGGAACTGACTAAAAAAGTCTGCTCCAAATGCGGAAAAGAGCTTCAGGATGTGAATGCAGAAAAACAGTATGAATTCATCTGCCCCAGATGCGAATCCAGCATAAAGTCAGCAGAAGATGACCCTTACCAAATCTGCCCTAAATGCAGTATCCATATGGAAAAGAAAGAAACCATAAACAATAGTGTATGCAGCTGCGGCTCTAAGGAATATTTCACTAAATTCAATCCTTTCTCAATAATAGAAGTGGATACTATTCTTATATCATCAAGGCATCTCTTTAGGATGCCCTATTCTATGCACGAGAAATCCGGGCTGGTGTCTTTGCCTTTCAATCCTGAAAAGATATTATTATTTGAAAAAAAGTATGCAAAGCCGGAAATAGTTAAGGTATCCCGGCATAAGTTTATAGACAGGGGAAAAGCCATGCCAGATGAAGCAAAGCTGCTTCTGGAAAAATCCATCAGATTCGCAGAATCCAGGAAAGAATATGAAGAAACAGGTTCCAGGAAAGAGTTTAAGGCATTGGAAGAAGCCATTCCTGAAATTCTCTTTCCGCCGTGCATTAAAAAAATACTGAATGGCATGGAGGATGGCAGAAAAAGGGCTGTCTTCATCCTGATAAATTTTCTCAAATGCATTGGCTGGAATTATGATGACATAGAAAAGAGAATAAGGGAATGGAACAAAAAAAACCCGGAGCCGTTAAAAGAAACCATAATAACCGGCCAGCTAAGGTACCACAAGAGAAATAAAGACAGGATACTTCCGCCTAACTGCAGCAATAAGATGTATTACAAGGATATGCAGGTATGTATGCCTGATAATTTCTGTAAGAAGATAAAGAATCCCGTCAATTATGCCATCCTTAAGTCTAAAATGCTGTCTGGAAAGAAGTAGAAACCTTTATAAATGCACATTAATTCTTTACCACAGCAAAAATAATATCTAATCAGATATTAGATATGATAAATTAGCCTGAAAAGAAGCCTTTTCAGTACAGTTTCGATAGAGAACTGTTTCTAAAAAAAGGTTTCACCAAAAGGTTGTTTGATAAATAGCTCTGGAAAGAGTTGCTGGAATGAAAAAAAGAAACCCAAGACATGGAAGTATGCAGTTCTGGCCTAGGGTAAAGGCTAAAAAGCCCCATGCTAGGATCAGAAGCTGGACTAAGCAAAAAAAAGGTGTGCTCGGCTTTGCCGGCTACAAAATAGGCATGACGCACTTGATGATAACAGACAACAAGCCCACATCGCAGTCAAAAGGAAAAAAAATTTTTTGCCCCGCTTCTCTCATAGAATGCCCCTCCATAAAAGTCGCTGCTGTCAATTTCTATAAAAAAAGCCGGGCAGTATTAAGGATTTCCTCGCAAATAATGGCACAAAATCTTGACAAAGAGCTGAAAAGTAAGATGTCCCTGCCGAAAAAGCAAAAAAATCTTGAGTTTCCTGAATTCGATGATCTCAGGCTTCTGGTTTACACCCAGCCCAGGCTTACAGGGGTAGGAAAGAAAAAGCCAGAGGTTTTTGAAATGGAAATAGGCGGCAGCAAAGAAGAAAAGTCAAGCTATGCCAAAGAAAAACTGGGAAAAGAGATAAGTATAGAGGAAGTTTTCCAGGAAGGCGAACAAATAGATGTTCATGCAGTTACAAAAGGCCGCGGATTCACAGGACCCGTGAAAAGGTTCGGAATCACCCTTAAATCGCACAAGTCAGAAAAGAACAGAAGAAACCCCGGCTCATTAGGGGGCTGGACCTCCCAAGGCCATGTAATGTACAGGATTGCGCACGCCGGGCAGCATGGCTTCCATCAGAGAACTGAATACAACAAGCATCTTCTGAAAATAGGAAAGGATGCGAAAGAGGTTCAGGAAAAAGGCGGCTTCCTGGGATACGGTCTTGTGAAAAATCCCTATATCATAATAAAAGGGTCTGTACCAGGCTCTAGAAAAAGGCTGGTAAAGCTTACCCACGCAATAAGGCCTGATAAGCTTATCCCTAAAGAGCCCCCTGTCATAGATTACATTAGCAAAGAGTCAAAACAATGAAGCTCGAAATAATATCAGGGAATAAGGAAAAGAAAGGCAGTATCGATATGCCTGAACAATTTTCCGAACATATAAGAAAAGATATTATAAAAAAGGCATTTGAGGCCGAATCCGCAGGTAAAAGGCAGCCTTATGGGGCATCTCCTGAAGCAGGGTTTAGGCACTCAACATTTGCATCCAAAAGAAGGCATAACTATCGCGGCACATACGGCATTGGCCAGTCAAGAACGCCCAGGAAAATACTGTCAAGGTCAGGAGAAAGGATGAACTGGGAGGGTGCATTTGCTCCCCAGACTGTGGGCGGAAGGAGGGCTCACCCTCCCAAAGCAAAAAAGATGTGGAAAAAGAAAATAAATAAGAAAGAAAGGAATCTTGCAATTAGAAGTGCTATGGCAGCAACGCTCTCCAGAGAACTAGCAGAAAAAAGAGGCCATGTGCTTCCTGAAGAATACCCTTTTATTATCAACGATTCAATATGCGGCTTAACCAGGACTAGACAGCTAAAGGAATTCCTTGATGGCATTGATTTCGGAAGTGAACTGCAGAGAGCCAAAGAAAAAAAGGTCAGAGCAGGAAAAGGAAAATCAAGGGGAAGAAAATATAAGAGAAAAAAATCTCTTTTGATAATCGTAGAGGGCAGCTGTCCGCTGATAAGCTCTGGTAAAAATATGCCGGGGATAGATATTATTGATGTGAAAGACTTGGATGTTAGTGTCTTGGCACCCGGAGCAGTTCCTGGAAGGCTCACATTATGGACAAGTAAGGCAGTACAAAAAATAGCTAAAGACAACCTGTTTATTTAAGATGAAATCCTCAAAAATCATAAAATACCCATTATCCACCGAAAAATCAATAAGGCTGATGGAATCAGAAAATAAATTGATATTTGTAGTTGCTGATAGCGCAAAAAGGGCTGAAGTTAAAAAGGCTGTCGAAGGTCTCTTTAAAGCCAAAGTAGATAAAGTCAACCTGCTGACTAACATGAAAGGCCAGAAAAGGGCTTATATAAAATTTAGCGATGAAACTCCCGCAATAGATATTGCAACTCAACTGGGGCTTATGTAGGTGAATCCAAATGGGAAAAAATCTAATCCAGCAGAAAAGAGGCAAAGGCTCCCCCACTTACAGGGCTCCAAGCTTTAGGTATGCCGGTGAAGCAAGATACCCAAAAGCAGATCAGAAAGCTGAGGGCAGAATCATAGATATCGTGCATTCACAGGGCCATTCTGCCCCGTTAATGGTAGTGAAATATGGGCAGGAGTACTGCCTCAACATAGCCCCCGAGGGCATTAAGGTTGGCCAGAGCATAAGCTATGGGTCAGGCTCTGAAATAAAGGAAGGCAACTCATTAGAGCTGAATGACATACCTGAAGGAACACCCATATTCAATATAGAGTCAAGACCTGGAGACGGTGGAAAATTTGTCCGTTCATCAGGCGCTTCAGCAAGAGTCATATCCAAGACCAAAGATAAAGTTGTTGTAAGATTGCCCTCTAAAAGGCAGAAAGAGTTTTCAGCCAGGTGCCTGGCGACGATAGGCAATGCAGCTGGCTCCGGAAGGACAGAAAAGCCGTTTTTAAAAGCAGGAAACAAATATTACAAGATGAAAGCCAAGAACAAGCTCTGGCCCAGTGTTGGGGGAGTATCGATGAATGCTGTAGACCACCCTTTCGGAGGAAAAGCGTCGCACACCAAAGGCAGGCCTACCCAGGCCCCAAAAAACGCTCCTCCAGGCAGGAAAGTTGGAAAGATAGCCCCAAAAAGGACAGGCAAGAAAAACAGGTAATTAACATGACAAAAAAGGAATTTTCATACAAAGGCAAAAATTTGCAGGAGCTGAAAGCATTAACCCTGAATGAGGTAGCAGGGCTTTTGGCAGCCCGACAGAGGAAATCCCTTAAGAAAGGCTTGAAGGAAGAGCATAAAAAACTGCTTAAAAAAATAAGAAAAGGAAAACAGAATATCAAGACCCATTGTAGGGACATGATAATTATCCCTGAAATGGTGGGCAGCACCATAAGGCTACATAATGGAAAAGAGTTTATAACCGTAAATATACAGGCAGAAATGATTGGCCACTATCTGGGGGAGTTCGCTCTCACAAGAAAAAGCGTAACGCATTCCTCGCCTGGTGTGGGTGCTACTAAATCATCTGCAAACATTTCCGTGAAATAAAATGGCTGGAAAATACTCGATAAAGGAATATGGGGAAAACATGGCTCGTGCAGCAGGAAGAGCCCTGCCTGTTTCAACCAAGGCTTCAGTTGAAATATGCAGCAATCTGAGGAAAAAGACAGTAGCAAGGTCAAAAAATATATTGAAGGGTGTTATCGCTCTTGCAAAGCCCATAAAATTTACCCGTTTCACCAATGGGGCAGGCCACAAGAAAAGCATAGGCGCGGGAAAATATCCGCAAAAAGCAGCCAGGGAAATGTTGAAACTGCTTGAAGCAGCAGAAGCTAATGCGCAGTTCAGGGGCATTAATACATCCGGCCTTGTCATCAAGCATATTTCAGCTTACTCTGCAGGCAATGTCTGGCGCTACGGCAGGCATAGGAGAAGAAAGATGAAAAGAACTAATATAGAAATAGTGGTTGAAGAAGGAAAAACAGGTAAAAGAAAAGGGAGAAAAGGAAAAAAAGCTCTGCCTGAAGCAACAGATAAAAAAATAAATGATAAGCAGGAAATAGCTGCTGAAAAAAAGCCAAAAGCTGAAAAAGAGAGCAAGGAAAAAGAAGAAGAAAAAGACGAAAAATCAGGGAAAGATGCACAAATGCCTGTAAAAGAAACAGAAAAGAAGGCAGGGGATAAGAAGTGATATTCAACCTTAATTTTATAGAAAAGCATCAGGGGTGTTTTTGTTGATAGAGAGAAAATTCATGGCTTCAAATATGAGGGAGTATATGGTGGAGGAATTCATATCAGGCAGTCTGAAAGGTGCAGAGCACAGCCATACAAAGCTCCAGCGTACTCCGCTAGGAGAAAAGATTGTTATTTACTCATCAAAGCCCGGTTTGATTGTGGGAAGAAAGGGTCAGAATATCAAGCAGCTCACCAGGATATTAAAGAAAAAATTCAATTTGGAAAATCCTCAGATAGAAATATCAGAAGTCCAAAATTTCTATCTGGACGCTAATATAGTGGCTGAAAGGATTGTAAACTATCTTGAAAAATTTGGCACCTCTAAATTCAAAGGCATAGGGCATAAGACAATGTCTGAAGTAATGAATGCGGGCGCTATGGGGATAGAGATACTTATCTCAGGAAAAATTCCCAGTTCAAGGGCAAAAAATTGGCGGTTTTATCAGGGCTATCTCAAGAAATGCGGAGACATAGCGCTTACTGGGGTAAAAACAGCCTATGCGACAGCCAAGCTTAAGACCGGCATAATAGGCGTTAAGGTAAAGATAATGCCTCCGGGCACAAAATTGCCTGATAACGTGGAATTGAAGGCAGAAAAAGAAGAAAAAATAGAAGAAGTAAAGGAAGGCCAAAAGTCGGCAGAAGCTGAAGAAACCGGCAAGCAGGAGAAAGAGTCAAAAGAAAAGGAAGAATCTGAAAACAGGGAAAAATAATCTGAAGATGGTAAAGAAAAAAGAATTATGGAGCATGAATAGGGAAGAAATGGAGAAGCAGCTGGATAACCTAAAAATGGAGTTAATCAAGGCAAACTCACAGGTGGCTTCAGGCACTGCCCCAAAAAGCCCGGGCCAGATAAGACAGTCAAAAAAAACAATAGCAAGGATACTGACCATATTAAAAAATAAAGAAAAAACTAAGGAGGAAAAGAAAAAGCATGAGTGAAATTTGTCCTAAATGCGGCTTGCCCAAAGAGCTTTGTGTTTGTGAAACAATAGCCAAAGAAAGCCAGGAAATAAAAATTTCCCTTGAAAAGAAGAAATTTGGGAAACCATATACAGTGATAGAAGGCATCGACGAAAAAGAGATAGACATGGGCGATTTGACGAAAAAACTCAAGACAAAGCTCGCCTGCGGCGGCACGTCAAAAGACGGAAAGATCGAGCTGCAGGGAAACCATATCCAAAAAGTGAAAAAAATACTGTTGGATATCGGATTCAGCCCCGACACAATAGTTATCAGGTAATGCATTGGGATTCAGCAAGATTGTCAAAGAGATTCGCATATAGAGAGAGATGAGAATATGAAAGCAAAAAATATAGGATTTAAGGTAAACCCCCCTAAGAAAAGGTGCAGCGATACAAAATGTCCTTTTCATGGGAGCTTGAAAGTAAGGGGAAGAATATTCACCGGGACGATAATAGCCTCAAGGATGCATAAGACAGCAAATGTAGAATGGGCCAGGAAGATTAATCTTCCCAAATATGAAAGGTTTGCCAAAAAAAGGACCAGAATAAAGGCGCACAACCCCGACTGTATAAAAGCAGACCAGGGCGACATAGTCAGGATAATGGAATGCAGGCCGCTGAGCAAAACTGTAAATTTCGTCATCATCGAGAATCTAGGAAAGGAGAAAGGGTTTGCCCAAAGAATGGAATCTTTAGAAGAATCCAAGGCAGGCTTCAGGCCTGAAGAAGAGCAGGAAAGAAAGCCGGAAATAAAAGAAAATAAGGAGCAGGAATGAAATCAATACTCGCAAATATAACACAGGGATTAAACTTCGGTGCAGAAATCCCTACTTGTGACAATTCAGGGGCTAAAGTAATCAAGATATTCGGAAAAAAAGGCTCTAAAACAGTTAAAGGAAAAATGGGCTCTGCAGGTGTAGGTGATATGGTCCTTGCATCTGTCATAAAAGGCAGGCCAGACATGAGAAAGCAGACAGTATTGGCAATCATAGTAAGGCAAAAAAAAGAGTATAGGAGAAAAGACGGCACAAGGATAAAGTTTCAGGATAACGCAGCAGTGATTGTCAAAGACGAAAAAGGAAATCCAAAAGGTACAATACTAAAAGGAGCTATAGCCAAAGAAGCCGCTGCGCGCTGGGGCAATCTCGCAAAAATCGCAAAAATCGTGGTATAAAAATGAAAAGCTGGTCAAATTACTGGAAGTCAAGCAGGAATCCGGGAAAACAAAGAAAATACAGACTCAACGCTCCGTTGCACATAAAAAGAAAAATGTGCTCATCCCATATCTCCAGGGAACTGAAGCAGAAATACAGCACCAGAAGTATGCCTGTGATTTTAGGTGATAAAGTAAAGGTTGTAAGGGGGCAGTTCAAGAACCGAACCGGCAAAGTTGAGAAAATAGACCTGAAAAAAAACAGGATTATAGTATCAGGCATCGAAATAGAAAAAAAAGACGGCTCAAAAACAAAATATCCTATAAATAGCTCAAACCTTGTAATAACTGAATTGAATTTAGAAGATAAAAAAAGAAATGCTATACTTGAAAGAAAGAAAAAAAAGTGATAATATGGTAAAAAATCATTTGAAGACAATTACGGCCCCGAAAACTTGGCCTGTAAAAAGGAAAGGGACAAAATTCCTGCTTAGGCCGAATTGCGGCCCGCATAGGATGAAGGATGCTGTTTCATTAAACTTTTTATTAATCAACATGCTGGAAATAACCAAGACAAAAAAAGAAAGCAAGTATCTTCTCCATAAAAAACAGGTTGAAATAAACGGAAAAAGGCGGAAGGATATAGCTTTTCCTGTAGGCATCTTTGACGTATTGCATATAAGGGACATTGATAAGAGCTTCAGGATAAAAATAGACAGCAGGGGAAAGCTGGGGGCAGACGAGATAGATAAGAAAGAAGCAGGGCTGAAGCCGTATAAGATAGCAGGCAAGTCTCTGTCAGGAAAGAAAATCCAGCTGAATTTCTTGGACGGCTCTAATATGCTGGTTGATAAGGATAACTACAAAGTGGGAGACTCCTTAGTGATTGCATTCAAAGATAGCAGCATAAAGGAGCATATAGCTCTTAAAAAGGGAAATCTGATATTTTTAACAGCAGGAAGGCATCGCGGAAGCACAGGAAAAATAGAAGATATCATAGGCAAAAAGATTATTTACAGGATTAATAAAGAAATACATGAGACTTCAAAAGATTATGCTTTTGCTATAGGAAAAGATAAGCCTGTGATTAAGATTGATTGAGTAAAATGAACCCAATGAAAAAAATAAAGATAGAAAAGATAACATTGAACATCGGTGGAGGTAAAGATCAGAATAAGCTGGAAAAGGGAATCCGCTTATTGAAGAACATTACAGGTATAGAGCCCGTAAAAACAGTCACTCAAAAAAGGATAGCTGCATGGGGCTTGAGACCCGGCCTGCCCATAGGGTGTAAGCTCACCTTAAGAAAAAGCGCCGCTCTTGAATTGTTGAAAAAGCTTCTCGAGGCAAAAGACTTCGCATTGAAAGAGGCCCAATTTGATAATTCAGGAAATATTGCATTTGGCATACATGAATACATAGACATACCCGGCATAAAGTACGATCCCAAGATAGGGATAATGGGGCTACAGGTATGCGTCACTCTCGAAAGGCCCGGTTTCAGGGTAAAAAGGAGGGCCTACAGAAGGGCAAAAATATCTAAAAAGCATTCCATAAGCAGGCGGGAGGCAGTGGAATTCATGAAAAATAACTTTAAGGTAAAAATTGGTGAACCAGCATGAGCTATAGTAATTATAAAAAAGTTTTCAAGCAGTTAAGGTCCAAGCCTGTCAAATTAAAGAAATATATAAAGCACAATGCTCCCCTAGAAAGGTCTTGCGGAAGGGCTTTGAAAAAATGCCAGAGATGCGGCAGGATAAGGGGCCACATAGATAAGTACGGTCTCAACTTATGCAGGCAATGTTTCAGGGAAATCGCATCAAAAATAGGGTTTAAGAAGTTTTCATAGGTGAAAAAATGGTCATGAATGATATACTCGCAAGCGCATTAACTAAAATAAAGCAGTATGAAAAATTAGGCAGGTCGGTTTGTATCATCAGTCCGGTATCTGGTTTGGTTGCTGGTATACTTGGCATCCTAAAAAAATTCGGCTACATAGAAGGATATGAAAAAGTGAAAGAAGGCAATAAGCTGTCTTTCCATGTGAAGCTGAACGGAAATATCAACAAATGCGGTGTTATAAAGCCAAGGTATTCAATTAAAAAAGATGATTTCGAAAGGTTTGAGAAAAGATATTTGCCGTCTAAGGATATGGGAATAATGGTAGTAACCACTGTAAATGGCATAATGGAGCACAACGCAGCCAAGAAAAAGCAGTTAGGAGGAAGGCTTATTGCTTACTGTTATTGAAAATGAAAAAGAAAGAGAAAGGGCTTCAGGGATTTAAGACAGAAATAGGCATACCAGAAAAAGTAGGGGCAAGGCTCGATAATAATAATATTATTTTCAAAGGAGGCAAAGGTGAAAATTCGCTTGATTTGTCAAATCCCGGATTTAATGTTGTAATAAGGGATAAAAAGATAATGCTTCATTCACTCAAAAACAGCAAAAGAGAGAAAAAAATCATCAACACCTATGTCGCGCACATAAAAAATTGTATAAAAGGTGTCAGAGAAGGCCATAGGTACGAGCTAAAAATATGCTCAAGCCACTTCCCTATGAATGTTTCGGTAAACAATGGCCAGCTGATAATAAAAAATTTTATAGGCGAGAAATTTCCCAGGACACTCAGCATAAAAGAGGGAGTCAGCATAAAAGTGGACGGCGACAAAATAACTTTGGAAAGTGTGGACAAATCCCTTGCTGGCACGGCGGCATCAGATATAGAGAAGCTGACCAAAAGGCCAAATTTTGATACAAGGATATTTCAGGACGGGATATATATAACAAACAAGGACGGGAAAAAAATAAAATGAGTCTTTTAAGCAAAAGAAAAGAGATAAAGAAAAAAAAGCCTGATTTCATTATGCAGGATGCCCACAAAAAAGCCAGGCTGAAGAAAAAATGGAGAAAACCCCGCGGAATAGACTCAAAAATAAGGCTTAACCTGAAAGGCTACAGAAAAAGCGTAGAGCCCGGTTACGGCTCCCCGAAAGAGGTCAGGCATCTTCATAACAGCGGGCTTGAGCCATTAATTGTATATGGCATGGGCGATATCAAAAATATAGATAAGGAAAAGCAGGGTATAGTCCTAAGCAAAAAGCTGGGAAACAAAAAAAGAATAGAGATGGTCAAGAAAGCAAAGGAGCTGTCAATAAGGGTATTGAATATAAAAGACAGCGATGCATATATTAAAAAAGTGGAAAATGCGATTAAGGCGAAAAAAACTAAGAGAGAGCAGAAGAAGAAAAAGGCAGAAGGAAAGGGGAAGAAGAGTAAGAAGGAAAAAGGCCTTTCAGAAAAGGTAAAAAACGAAGAAGAAAAAGCTGGGGCAGAGAAGAGGGAGAAAGATAAGTTATTAACTAAAAAGGATATTTGATAAAAATGGAATTAAAAGTTCAGAAAAGGCTTGCTGCAAAGTTGCTTAAATGCTCACCCAAAAAGATATGGATAGAT
This genomic interval carries:
- a CDS encoding 30S ribosomal protein S14 yields the protein MSYSNYKKVFKQLRSKPVKLKKYIKHNAPLERSCGRALKKCQRCGRIRGHIDKYGLNLCRQCFREIASKIGFKKFS
- a CDS encoding 50S ribosomal protein L24, giving the protein MKSWSNYWKSSRNPGKQRKYRLNAPLHIKRKMCSSHISRELKQKYSTRSMPVILGDKVKVVRGQFKNRTGKVEKIDLKKNRIIVSGIEIEKKDGSKTKYPINSSNLVITELNLEDKKRNAILERKKKK
- a CDS encoding 30S ribosomal protein S8, with amino-acid sequence MVMNDILASALTKIKQYEKLGRSVCIISPVSGLVAGILGILKKFGYIEGYEKVKEGNKLSFHVKLNGNINKCGVIKPRYSIKKDDFERFEKRYLPSKDMGIMVVTTVNGIMEHNAAKKKQLGGRLIAYCY
- a CDS encoding 50S ribosomal protein L5, coding for MNPMKKIKIEKITLNIGGGKDQNKLEKGIRLLKNITGIEPVKTVTQKRIAAWGLRPGLPIGCKLTLRKSAALELLKKLLEAKDFALKEAQFDNSGNIAFGIHEYIDIPGIKYDPKIGIMGLQVCVTLERPGFRVKRRAYRRAKISKKHSISRREAVEFMKNNFKVKIGEPA
- a CDS encoding 50S ribosomal protein L14 yields the protein MKSILANITQGLNFGAEIPTCDNSGAKVIKIFGKKGSKTVKGKMGSAGVGDMVLASVIKGRPDMRKQTVLAIIVRQKKEYRRKDGTRIKFQDNAAVIVKDEKGNPKGTILKGAIAKEAAARWGNLAKIAKIVV
- a CDS encoding 50S ribosomal protein L6; its protein translation is MKKKEKGLQGFKTEIGIPEKVGARLDNNNIIFKGGKGENSLDLSNPGFNVVIRDKKIMLHSLKNSKREKKIINTYVAHIKNCIKGVREGHRYELKICSSHFPMNVSVNNGQLIIKNFIGEKFPRTLSIKEGVSIKVDGDKITLESVDKSLAGTAASDIEKLTKRPNFDTRIFQDGIYITNKDGKKIK
- a CDS encoding 30S ribosomal protein S4e, which produces MLYLKERKKSDNMVKNHLKTITAPKTWPVKRKGTKFLLRPNCGPHRMKDAVSLNFLLINMLEITKTKKESKYLLHKKQVEINGKRRKDIAFPVGIFDVLHIRDIDKSFRIKIDSRGKLGADEIDKKEAGLKPYKIAGKSLSGKKIQLNFLDGSNMLVDKDNYKVGDSLVIAFKDSSIKEHIALKKGNLIFLTAGRHRGSTGKIEDIIGKKIIYRINKEIHETSKDYAFAIGKDKPVIKID
- a CDS encoding 50S ribosomal protein L32e, with amino-acid sequence MSLLSKRKEIKKKKPDFIMQDAHKKARLKKKWRKPRGIDSKIRLNLKGYRKSVEPGYGSPKEVRHLHNSGLEPLIVYGMGDIKNIDKEKQGIVLSKKLGNKKRIEMVKKAKELSIRVLNIKDSDAYIKKVENAIKAKKTKREQKKKKAEGKGKKSKKEKGLSEKVKNEEEKAGAEKREKDKLLTKKDI